A region of Paucidesulfovibrio longus DSM 6739 DNA encodes the following proteins:
- a CDS encoding type II secretion system F family protein, whose amino-acid sequence MNGTETGNVLAHLTPELLAAVGGALVFLLALAAIVLVRRMSDRSGRAVRERLDALAMALPDAQPVDIVRRESMSEVPLLNRALERTRWARNVGELIRQGRAPGNPGMYILLSLLIGVCALYVSLVLSAGPLFLLLGLGAAFAPFAWLKRRKAKRMARFQEQLPDALDLVARAMKAGNTFSGGLRMVADEFEDPIGEEFRTTMDEINFGVAVEQAMLNLLARVDCDDLKFFVVSVNVQRETGGNLAEIIGGIAGLVRERFKLLGRVRVLSAEGRISAYILIALPFIVTGVLYLLNPEYMTTLFTTEVGKRLIQGALGSMLLGSLIIRRMIRIKV is encoded by the coding sequence ATGAACGGCACCGAAACCGGAAACGTCCTGGCACATCTCACGCCGGAACTCCTGGCCGCCGTGGGCGGCGCGCTGGTCTTCCTGCTGGCGCTGGCCGCCATCGTGCTCGTGCGGCGCATGTCCGACCGCTCCGGGCGCGCCGTGCGCGAGCGGCTCGACGCCCTGGCCATGGCCCTGCCCGACGCCCAGCCCGTGGACATCGTGCGGCGCGAATCCATGAGCGAGGTGCCCCTGCTCAACCGCGCGCTGGAGCGGACCCGCTGGGCCCGCAACGTGGGCGAGCTGATCCGCCAGGGCCGGGCCCCCGGCAATCCGGGCATGTACATCCTGCTCTCCCTGCTCATCGGGGTCTGCGCGCTCTACGTCTCCCTGGTGCTTTCCGCCGGGCCGCTCTTCCTGCTCCTCGGCCTCGGCGCGGCCTTTGCACCGTTCGCCTGGCTCAAGCGGCGCAAGGCCAAGCGCATGGCCCGCTTCCAGGAGCAGCTTCCCGACGCGCTGGACCTCGTGGCCCGCGCCATGAAGGCGGGCAACACCTTTTCCGGCGGCCTGCGCATGGTGGCGGACGAGTTCGAGGATCCCATCGGCGAGGAATTCCGCACGACCATGGACGAGATCAATTTCGGGGTGGCCGTGGAGCAGGCCATGCTCAACCTGCTGGCCCGCGTGGACTGCGACGACCTCAAGTTCTTCGTGGTCTCGGTGAACGTGCAGCGCGAGACCGGCGGCAACCTCGCCGAGATCATCGGCGGCATCGCCGGGCTGGTGCGCGAGCGCTTCAAGCTGCTGGGCCGGGTGCGCGTGCTCTCGGCGGAAGGCCGCATCTCCGCCTACATCCTCATCGCCCTGCCCTTCATCGTCACCGGGGTGCTCTACCTGCTCAACCCGGAATACATGACCACGCTCTTCACCACGGAAGTGGGCAAGCGGCTGATCCAGGGCGCGCTGGGGAGCATGCTTCTCGGTTCACTGATCATCCGGCGCATGATCCGGATCAAGGTCTAG
- a CDS encoding tetratricopeptide repeat protein — translation MRTATTVLMGMLLLGLLAGCAPKSLDETATLADLAIPGEGNGPNLSPEQHQRIGDRLAAEGRGEAAFLHYQKALAELELAGAPQDDPRRLDLRARKGLLLLADNQTDAALTEFQEVLAASPDHAGANEGAGAVYLRTGLLKEAREHLERAVAADPTLWRTHQLLGVLDSREGDLDASLRELNASLELAPNRAGTLNNLGVTLLMRREYAPALDAFRKALLAGAPKDRTYNNIGLTLARMGRRQEALEAFKYAGGEASAYNNLGYVLLLQGEVDDAASCFEKAVELSPSYYAKAFENLKQARMARGFLASGLAATRPEPAPAPASGDDPAPAPQDERSASHPALLADPEKEPVSALPMHFEPALPSGQARAATASLRPAQDSAQAEPGKASAPARVYGFHVASFRTRAVAEGEAARLAPSGLDISVARVELPEKGVWYRVMAGRYPSLDEARAKRASAASALGQPDTEELFIKSFENPEQATPPAHRVL, via the coding sequence ATGCGTACCGCGACCACCGTGCTGATGGGAATGCTGCTCCTGGGGCTGCTCGCGGGCTGCGCGCCCAAGAGCCTGGACGAGACCGCCACCCTGGCCGACCTGGCCATTCCCGGCGAGGGGAACGGGCCGAACCTGAGCCCGGAACAGCATCAACGCATCGGCGACCGGCTGGCCGCCGAGGGGCGCGGGGAGGCCGCCTTCCTGCACTACCAGAAGGCCCTGGCCGAACTCGAACTCGCGGGCGCGCCGCAGGACGATCCGCGCCGCCTGGACCTGCGGGCGCGCAAGGGACTGCTCCTGCTCGCGGACAACCAGACCGACGCGGCCCTGACCGAGTTCCAGGAAGTGCTCGCGGCCAGCCCGGACCACGCCGGAGCCAACGAGGGCGCGGGAGCCGTCTACCTGCGGACCGGACTGCTGAAGGAAGCGCGGGAGCACCTGGAGCGCGCCGTGGCCGCCGATCCGACGCTCTGGCGCACGCACCAGCTCCTCGGCGTGCTCGACAGCCGCGAAGGCGACCTGGACGCCTCCCTGCGGGAGCTGAACGCCTCCCTGGAGCTGGCCCCGAACCGGGCCGGAACCCTGAACAACCTGGGCGTGACCCTGCTCATGCGCCGTGAATACGCCCCCGCCCTGGACGCCTTTCGCAAGGCCCTGCTCGCGGGCGCGCCCAAGGACCGGACCTACAACAACATCGGCCTGACCCTGGCGCGCATGGGCCGCCGCCAGGAGGCGCTGGAAGCCTTCAAGTACGCGGGCGGCGAGGCCAGCGCCTACAACAACCTCGGCTACGTGCTCCTGCTCCAGGGAGAGGTGGACGACGCGGCCTCCTGCTTCGAGAAGGCCGTGGAACTCTCGCCGAGCTACTACGCCAAGGCGTTCGAAAATCTTAAGCAGGCGCGCATGGCCCGTGGCTTCCTCGCCTCCGGCCTGGCCGCCACCCGGCCCGAACCGGCTCCCGCGCCCGCTTCCGGCGACGACCCGGCCCCCGCGCCGCAGGACGAGCGCTCCGCATCGCATCCCGCGCTGCTCGCCGATCCGGAAAAGGAACCCGTTTCCGCGCTGCCCATGCATTTTGAACCCGCTCTTCCCTCCGGCCAGGCCCGCGCCGCCACGGCGAGCCTGCGTCCCGCCCAGGACAGTGCCCAGGCGGAACCCGGCAAGGCGTCCGCCCCGGCCAGGGTCTACGGCTTCCACGTGGCCTCCTTCCGCACCCGCGCCGTGGCCGAGGGCGAGGCCGCACGCCTCGCGCCTTCGGGCCTCGACATCAGCGTGGCCCGCGTGGAGCTGCCGGAAAAGGGCGTCTGGTACCGGGTCATGGCCGGGCGCTACCCCAGCCTCGACGAAGCACGCGCCAAGCGCGCCTCGGCCGCGTCCGCACTGGGCCAGCCCGATACGGAAGAGCTGTTCATCAAGTCGTTCGAGAACCCGGAACAGGCCACCCCCCCGGCCCACCGGGTTCTTTGA
- a CDS encoding type II secretion system F family protein has translation MQQQFLPMVIVALGALSVFLLASGALSALRSGRAGELRRRLGAARPGGALQDADQRSNPLRDAAGLLASLGRKLGPKEEERVDQTRLALVRAGMRGPNAALTFQGVKAGGTLLLAGGGLLVRLLALPELPLHWTIVCVALPAAIGLLAPDYWLRGRVAARQQRAAEELPNALDLLVVCVEAGMGLDQAVYRVSRELASSAPVISSELKTLTLQLRAGKPRQEALRDMARRVGLDDLNSLATLLIQADIFGISVAQTLRVYSDALRTKRQQRAEEKAAKLPVKLLIPLVTCILPALFVAIMGPAGIRMVDVLSKMR, from the coding sequence ATGCAGCAGCAATTTCTTCCGATGGTCATCGTGGCCCTGGGCGCGCTCTCGGTCTTCCTGCTCGCTTCGGGCGCGCTCTCCGCGCTCCGGTCCGGCCGGGCCGGAGAGCTGCGCCGCAGACTGGGCGCGGCCCGGCCCGGCGGCGCGCTCCAGGACGCGGACCAGCGCTCCAATCCCCTGCGCGACGCCGCCGGACTGCTGGCCTCCCTGGGCCGCAAGCTCGGCCCCAAGGAAGAGGAACGGGTGGACCAGACCCGGCTGGCCCTGGTCCGAGCGGGAATGCGCGGTCCCAACGCGGCGCTGACCTTCCAGGGCGTCAAGGCCGGAGGCACGCTGCTCCTGGCCGGCGGCGGGCTGCTCGTGCGCCTGCTGGCCCTGCCCGAGCTGCCCCTGCACTGGACCATCGTCTGCGTGGCGCTGCCCGCGGCCATCGGACTGCTGGCCCCGGACTACTGGCTGCGGGGCCGGGTGGCCGCGCGCCAGCAACGGGCCGCCGAGGAGCTGCCCAACGCCCTGGACCTGCTCGTGGTCTGCGTGGAGGCGGGCATGGGCCTGGACCAGGCCGTGTACCGCGTCAGCCGCGAGCTGGCCTCGTCCGCGCCCGTGATCTCCTCGGAGCTGAAGACCCTCACGCTCCAGCTGCGCGCGGGCAAGCCCCGGCAGGAAGCTCTGCGCGACATGGCCCGGCGCGTGGGCCTGGACGACCTGAACAGCCTGGCGACCCTGCTCATCCAGGCGGACATTTTCGGCATCAGCGTAGCCCAGACCCTGCGGGTCTACTCGGACGCGCTGCGCACCAAGCGTCAGCAGCGGGCCGAGGAAAAGGCCGCCAAGCTGCCGGTCAAGCTGCTCATCCCCCTCGTGACCTGCATCCTGCCCGCGCTGTTCGTGGCCATCATGGGCCCGGCGGGCATCCGCATGGTCGACGTGCTGAGCAAGATGCGCTGA
- a CDS encoding hybrid sensor histidine kinase/response regulator codes for MYSYLWPFHNDAKERREQSLRGETNVYRLLAVDDEAGMLTLYQDILELGESAPLPLAAAAEGRVAPHPTGGLRFELTICEDGRDAVRAVQEALAQDAPFAVALVDVRLRSGPDGVWTAEAIRQVDPDLEIVMVTAYTDVSLEELNRRIPPPGKLLYLQKPFRPQELRQLAISLCNKWSTEQELRVLNETLAQRVERRISHQKALEEQLRQAQKMEALGTLAGGIAHDFNNILGVMLGYSELIREGAGQDQSMRRRVDEIMRAGSRARDLINQILNFSRQGPQERRPLKLIPLIKEAMKLLRSSIPSSVAIHTVFETREDLALADPTQFHQIVLNLCANAAQAMGERGGELVIRLADADENAPARLHDPRWFLHLSVSDTGPGMDPEIMERIFEPFFTTKAPGEGTGLGLSVVHGIVKTHEGAVSVESEKGRGSTFHVYLPRARAEAAPAPAALPVLQPGKGRVLVVDDEKPLVDIAREMLEGFGFEVTARTSSVEALEAFRFRPEDFDLVVTDYAMPNMTGVELSQELLKIRPGLPVILCTGFSDTISVERAQSLGICDVIMKPILKNKLVQSVSRLLETPPNGDPDA; via the coding sequence ATGTACTCCTATCTCTGGCCCTTTCACAACGATGCGAAAGAAAGGCGGGAACAGAGCTTGCGCGGGGAGACCAACGTCTATCGCCTGCTCGCCGTGGACGACGAGGCGGGCATGCTGACCCTCTACCAGGACATTCTGGAACTGGGGGAGAGCGCCCCCTTGCCCCTGGCCGCGGCCGCCGAAGGCCGGGTCGCCCCGCATCCCACGGGCGGCCTGCGGTTCGAGCTGACCATCTGCGAAGACGGCCGCGACGCGGTGCGCGCCGTGCAGGAAGCCCTGGCCCAGGACGCGCCCTTTGCTGTGGCCCTGGTGGACGTGCGCCTGCGGAGCGGGCCGGACGGGGTCTGGACCGCCGAGGCCATCCGGCAGGTCGATCCGGATCTGGAAATCGTCATGGTCACGGCCTACACGGACGTGAGCCTGGAAGAACTGAACCGCCGCATTCCCCCGCCGGGCAAGCTGCTCTACCTCCAAAAACCCTTCCGCCCCCAGGAATTGCGCCAGCTCGCCATTTCGCTCTGCAACAAATGGAGCACGGAGCAGGAACTGCGCGTGCTCAACGAGACGCTGGCCCAGCGGGTCGAGCGCCGCATCAGCCACCAGAAGGCCCTGGAGGAACAGCTCCGGCAGGCCCAGAAGATGGAAGCCCTGGGCACCCTGGCCGGGGGCATCGCCCACGACTTCAACAACATCCTCGGCGTGATGCTCGGCTATTCCGAGCTGATCCGCGAGGGCGCGGGCCAGGACCAGAGCATGCGCCGCCGCGTGGACGAAATCATGCGCGCCGGCTCCCGCGCCCGCGACCTGATCAACCAGATCCTGAATTTCAGCCGCCAGGGACCGCAGGAACGCCGCCCCCTGAAGCTGATCCCGCTGATCAAGGAGGCCATGAAGCTCCTGCGCTCCAGCATTCCTTCCAGCGTGGCGATCCATACCGTGTTCGAGACGCGGGAGGATCTGGCCCTGGCCGACCCGACCCAGTTCCACCAGATCGTGCTCAACCTCTGCGCCAACGCGGCCCAGGCCATGGGCGAGCGCGGCGGCGAGCTGGTCATCCGCCTCGCCGACGCGGACGAGAACGCCCCTGCCCGACTCCACGATCCGCGCTGGTTCCTGCACCTCAGCGTGAGCGACACGGGTCCGGGCATGGATCCGGAAATCATGGAACGCATCTTCGAGCCGTTCTTCACGACCAAGGCACCGGGCGAAGGCACGGGCCTGGGCCTTTCCGTGGTCCACGGCATCGTCAAGACCCACGAGGGCGCGGTCAGCGTGGAGAGCGAAAAGGGACGCGGAAGCACGTTCCACGTCTACCTGCCGCGCGCCCGCGCCGAGGCCGCTCCGGCTCCGGCCGCGCTGCCCGTGCTCCAGCCCGGCAAGGGCCGCGTGCTCGTGGTGGACGACGAAAAGCCCCTGGTGGACATCGCCCGCGAGATGCTCGAAGGCTTCGGCTTCGAGGTCACGGCGCGCACCTCCAGCGTGGAGGCGCTGGAAGCCTTCCGCTTCCGGCCCGAAGACTTCGACCTCGTGGTCACGGACTACGCCATGCCGAACATGACCGGGGTGGAACTGAGCCAGGAGCTGCTGAAGATCCGGCCCGGCCTGCCCGTGATCCTCTGCACGGGCTTCTCGGACACCATCAGCGTGGAACGCGCCCAATCCCTGGGCATCTGCGACGTGATCATGAAGCCCATCCTGAAGAACAAGCTCGTGCAGAGCGTGAGCCGCCTGCTGGAAACTCCGCCGAACGGCGACCCCGACGCCTGA
- a CDS encoding AAA family ATPase translates to MHDEIRIALAVRDETARQGLEKTIRAAKGVSLQARGEPSDILVYEVDPRTEQDFPRLSRALASQTRGEVFLTCAEPSPEFLIQAMRAGIHEFLPLPVPPKELGRALARFAERRRGPESGSAPASGKVTLVAGAKAGTGATTLAVNLACALQARGERTALLDLRRPLGETPLFLDLEYAYTWGEAAENLDRLDATYLESLLARHSSGLAVLASPGDALPGADLGETVFRIISELRRNFDQIVVDGEAGLEGYGLRDVDASDQVLLVMNPSLPCLAHAKRVLEGLRRSGGQEDKIRIVASRQLKDGDIGAQDMEEILQKRIHASLPEDYRAVLSAMNQGRSLAEAAPKSPLSRAVDRLARNISGREARTASGAGKPLFGFLRRKQRDAHALSAGLEAS, encoded by the coding sequence ATGCACGACGAAATCCGCATCGCGCTCGCGGTCCGCGACGAGACCGCGCGCCAGGGGCTGGAAAAGACCATCCGCGCCGCAAAGGGAGTCAGCCTCCAGGCACGGGGCGAGCCTTCGGACATTCTCGTCTACGAGGTGGACCCGCGCACCGAGCAGGACTTTCCGCGCCTCAGCCGCGCCCTGGCCTCGCAGACGCGGGGCGAGGTCTTCCTGACCTGCGCCGAGCCCTCGCCGGAATTCCTGATCCAGGCCATGCGCGCGGGCATCCATGAATTTCTGCCCCTGCCTGTGCCGCCCAAGGAGCTGGGACGCGCCCTGGCCCGGTTCGCCGAGCGGCGGCGCGGTCCGGAAAGCGGCTCGGCCCCGGCCAGCGGCAAGGTCACGCTCGTGGCCGGAGCCAAGGCCGGAACCGGGGCCACCACCCTGGCCGTAAACCTGGCCTGCGCGCTCCAGGCGCGGGGCGAGCGCACCGCGCTCCTGGACCTGCGGCGGCCCCTGGGCGAAACCCCGCTCTTCCTCGACCTCGAATACGCCTACACCTGGGGCGAGGCCGCCGAAAATCTCGACCGCCTGGACGCCACCTACCTCGAAAGCCTGCTGGCCCGCCATTCCTCCGGGCTGGCCGTGCTGGCCTCCCCCGGCGACGCCCTGCCCGGCGCGGACCTCGGCGAAACCGTGTTCCGGATCATTTCCGAGCTGCGCAGGAATTTCGACCAGATCGTGGTGGACGGCGAGGCGGGCCTGGAGGGCTACGGCCTGCGCGACGTGGACGCCTCGGACCAGGTTCTGCTGGTCATGAATCCGAGCCTGCCCTGCCTGGCCCACGCCAAGCGCGTGCTCGAGGGGCTGCGGCGCAGCGGCGGCCAGGAGGACAAGATCCGCATCGTGGCCTCCCGGCAGCTCAAGGACGGCGACATCGGCGCGCAGGACATGGAAGAAATCCTCCAGAAGCGCATCCACGCCTCCCTGCCCGAAGACTACCGCGCCGTGCTCTCGGCCATGAACCAGGGCCGCTCCCTGGCCGAGGCCGCGCCCAAGTCGCCCCTTTCCCGCGCCGTGGACCGCCTGGCCCGGAACATTTCCGGACGCGAAGCCCGGACCGCTTCCGGAGCGGGCAAGCCGCTCTTCGGATTTCTGCGGCGCAAGCAGCGCGACGCCCACGCGCTCTCCGCCGGGCTGGAGGCGTCATGA
- a CDS encoding HD-GYP domain-containing protein codes for MPEYKVSLDQLRPGVFIRLDRRNWFSHPFLFNSFKIGDQGQIEVLRELGIDVVTCIPEKSDCLPGRAKGNGNGARVAVPPDPAPSACDALSSELERLWCIKRERAERLRKKRQAIAKCEERYVDAVRLAAELRRGVLAGENAKGAEAEAFVSRLAEVFLGDPESTLHLMNVLTPEEQIYSHELNVTILSMMLAREGGLKRERLVLLGMAALLHDVGKERIDRKLLKKRGPLTRPEVQLLQRHVELGRDLLMKLPAMPLRMVEAVYQHHEMLDGSGYPLGLTAGAICTEARLLAVANVYDNLCNHQDPDRSLTPYLSLSYMFTQRRDQLDAELLSLFIRCMGVYPPGTVVQLSNGSIGMVMAVNPDNQLCPSLVMYDPEIPRKEALIVDLAEEPELKVEKSIRLSHLPAEILAYLSPRTRISYFVE; via the coding sequence ATGCCTGAATACAAGGTAAGTTTGGACCAGCTTCGGCCGGGCGTGTTCATCCGCCTGGACCGCCGCAACTGGTTCAGCCACCCGTTTCTGTTCAACAGCTTCAAGATCGGCGACCAGGGACAGATCGAGGTGCTCCGCGAGCTGGGCATCGACGTGGTCACCTGCATTCCGGAAAAGAGCGACTGCCTCCCCGGTCGCGCCAAGGGCAACGGGAACGGAGCCAGAGTCGCTGTTCCGCCCGACCCGGCGCCTTCGGCCTGCGACGCGCTCAGCTCCGAGCTGGAACGGCTCTGGTGCATCAAGCGCGAACGCGCCGAGCGCCTGCGCAAGAAACGGCAGGCCATCGCCAAGTGCGAGGAGCGCTATGTGGACGCGGTTCGGCTGGCCGCGGAGCTGCGGCGCGGCGTGCTCGCCGGGGAGAATGCCAAGGGAGCCGAGGCCGAGGCCTTTGTGAGCAGGCTCGCCGAGGTCTTCCTGGGCGATCCCGAATCCACCCTGCACCTGATGAACGTGCTCACGCCCGAAGAGCAGATCTACTCGCACGAACTGAACGTGACCATCCTCTCCATGATGCTGGCGCGCGAGGGCGGGCTGAAACGGGAACGCCTGGTCCTGCTGGGCATGGCCGCCCTGCTGCACGACGTGGGCAAGGAACGCATCGACCGCAAGCTGCTCAAGAAGCGCGGCCCCCTGACCCGGCCGGAGGTCCAGCTGCTCCAGCGCCACGTGGAGCTGGGCCGCGACCTGCTCATGAAGCTGCCCGCCATGCCTCTGCGCATGGTCGAGGCCGTCTACCAGCACCACGAGATGCTCGACGGCAGCGGCTATCCCCTGGGACTCACCGCCGGGGCCATCTGCACCGAGGCCCGCCTTCTGGCCGTGGCCAACGTCTACGACAACCTCTGCAACCACCAGGATCCGGACCGCTCCCTGACCCCGTATCTTTCCCTTTCCTACATGTTCACCCAGCGGCGCGACCAGCTCGACGCCGAACTGCTCTCCCTGTTCATCCGCTGCATGGGCGTCTATCCGCCGGGCACGGTGGTCCAGCTCAGCAACGGCTCCATCGGCATGGTCATGGCCGTGAACCCGGACAACCAGCTCTGCCCCAGCCTGGTCATGTACGACCCGGAAATACCGCGCAAGGAAGCCCTGATCGTGGACCTGGCCGAAGAGCCGGAACTGAAGGTGGAGAAAAGCATCCGGCTCAGCCATCTGCCTGCGGAAATTCTGGCCTACCTCAGCCCGCGCACCCGCATCTCCTACTTCGTGGAATAA
- a CDS encoding CpaF family protein gives MSLAARLSRSLLQGQPRPRPQEGAGAPAPAARPTPARRMAEALREADADGQSDQYYEIKTQLHSRLIDVLDLSLLESLSSAEVRAEVSRLSQSVLGEDFKNAPLNRAERELLITEIQDEVLGLGPLEPFIKDPTVNDILVNSYRMIYVERGGKLQRTRARFKDNAHLKKIIDRIVSRVGRRIDESSPMVDARLEDGSRVNAIIPPLAIDGPSLSIRKFSKDPLEVGDLIAFGSLTPQIATLMEGAVRARLNVIISGGTGSGKTTLLNCLSRFIPEDERIVTIEDAAELQLKQDHVVRLETRPANIEGRGEVSQRELVKNCLRMRPDRIIVGEVRSAEALDMLQAMNTGHDGSLTTIHANTPRDCLMRLETMVSMAGLKIADVSLRRYISSAVDVIIQASRLMDGSRKVTHFTEITGMEGDMITIQDIFNYTQTGVGPDGKVQGGFRAAGIRPAFSKTLEAKGIRLDQNMFTAGAAF, from the coding sequence ATGAGCCTGGCCGCCCGACTCAGCCGCAGCCTGCTGCAAGGACAGCCCAGGCCCCGCCCCCAGGAAGGCGCGGGCGCACCCGCCCCGGCCGCACGGCCCACCCCGGCCCGGCGCATGGCCGAGGCCCTGCGCGAGGCCGACGCGGACGGCCAGTCCGACCAGTATTACGAGATCAAGACCCAGCTGCACTCGCGGCTCATCGACGTGCTCGACCTTTCCCTGCTGGAAAGCCTTTCCAGCGCCGAGGTCCGGGCCGAAGTCAGCCGCCTTTCCCAGAGCGTGCTCGGCGAGGACTTCAAGAACGCACCCCTGAACCGGGCCGAGCGCGAACTGCTGATCACCGAGATCCAGGACGAGGTGCTGGGCCTGGGGCCGCTGGAACCGTTCATCAAGGATCCCACGGTCAACGACATCCTGGTCAACTCCTACCGGATGATCTACGTGGAGCGCGGCGGCAAGCTCCAGCGCACGCGCGCAAGGTTCAAGGACAACGCCCACCTGAAGAAGATCATCGACCGCATCGTTTCCCGCGTGGGCCGACGCATCGACGAATCCTCGCCCATGGTGGACGCCCGCCTGGAGGACGGCTCCCGCGTCAACGCCATCATCCCCCCCCTGGCCATCGACGGTCCGTCCCTGTCCATCCGCAAGTTTTCCAAGGATCCCCTCGAGGTCGGCGACCTGATCGCCTTCGGCTCCCTGACCCCGCAGATCGCCACGCTCATGGAAGGCGCGGTGCGCGCCCGGCTGAACGTGATCATCTCCGGCGGCACGGGCTCGGGCAAGACCACCCTGCTGAACTGCCTCTCGCGGTTCATCCCCGAGGACGAGCGCATCGTGACCATCGAGGACGCGGCCGAGCTGCAACTCAAGCAGGACCACGTGGTCCGGCTGGAAACGCGGCCCGCCAACATCGAGGGCCGGGGCGAGGTCAGCCAGCGCGAGCTGGTCAAGAACTGCCTGCGCATGCGCCCGGACAGGATCATCGTGGGCGAGGTCCGCTCTGCCGAGGCCCTGGACATGCTCCAGGCCATGAACACGGGCCACGACGGCTCCCTGACCACCATCCACGCCAACACCCCGCGCGACTGCCTGATGCGCCTGGAAACCATGGTCTCCATGGCCGGGCTGAAGATCGCGGACGTTTCCCTGCGCCGCTACATCTCCTCGGCGGTGGACGTGATCATCCAGGCCTCGCGGCTCATGGACGGCAGCCGCAAGGTCACGCATTTCACGGAAATCACGGGCATGGAAGGGGACATGATCACCATCCAGGACATCTTCAACTACACCCAGACCGGCGTGGGGCCGGACGGCAAGGTCCAGGGCGGGTTCCGCGCCGCTGGCATCCGTCCCGCGTTTTCCAAGACCCTGGAAGCCAAGGGCATCCGGCTGGACCAGAACATGTTCACGGCAGGGGCGGCGTTTTAG
- a CDS encoding DMT family transporter: protein MLQLLLGAVLISFSAVFVKLAQVSGDAAGFYRMFFGALGLLVALSGRAALGRAPEQPKGRELARLLGGGALCGLFFALDIACWHSSIHALGPGLATIIGNFQAVLVAAYAYVVQGERRGRRFYFAAPLALAGLWLMVGPQWESQSPAYRAGVGLALATAVFYTAYLLSLKRTMTPERVGRVDSMSVVFVISVTTALCLAGLMLLRGESFAVPAARDWLVLAAYGLFGQVFGWVLVSRGLAKVGAAMGGLLLLLQPALSYLWDVLFFARPVTPLELAGAATALTAIYLGATARGAAKSG, encoded by the coding sequence ATGCTGCAACTTCTTCTCGGCGCGGTGCTGATCAGCTTTTCCGCGGTCTTCGTCAAGCTGGCCCAGGTTTCCGGCGACGCCGCCGGATTCTACCGCATGTTCTTCGGCGCGCTGGGGCTTCTGGTCGCGCTGTCCGGGCGGGCCGCCCTGGGCCGTGCCCCGGAGCAGCCCAAGGGACGCGAACTGGCGCGTCTTTTGGGAGGCGGCGCGCTTTGCGGACTGTTTTTCGCCCTGGACATCGCCTGCTGGCATTCCTCGATCCACGCCCTCGGCCCCGGCCTGGCCACGATCATCGGCAATTTCCAGGCCGTGCTCGTGGCGGCGTACGCCTACGTCGTCCAGGGAGAGCGCCGGGGCCGCCGTTTCTACTTCGCCGCGCCCCTGGCCCTGGCCGGGCTCTGGCTCATGGTCGGGCCGCAGTGGGAGTCGCAGTCCCCGGCCTACCGCGCCGGGGTGGGGCTGGCCCTGGCCACGGCGGTTTTCTACACCGCCTACCTGCTCAGCCTCAAGCGGACCATGACCCCGGAGCGCGTGGGCAGGGTGGATTCCATGAGCGTGGTCTTCGTCATCTCCGTGACCACGGCCCTGTGTCTGGCCGGGCTGATGCTGCTGCGCGGCGAGAGCTTCGCGGTTCCGGCCGCGCGGGACTGGCTCGTGCTCGCGGCCTACGGCCTCTTCGGCCAGGTCTTCGGCTGGGTGCTGGTCAGCCGGGGCCTGGCCAAGGTGGGCGCGGCCATGGGCGGGCTGTTGCTCCTGCTCCAGCCCGCGCTATCCTACCTCTGGGACGTGCTCTTCTTCGCCCGGCCCGTCACCCCGCTGGAGCTGGCCGGAGCCGCGACCGCCCTGACCGCCATCTATCTGGGAGCCACGGCGCGAGGCGCGGCCAAGAGCGGATGA